DNA sequence from the Chitinivorax sp. PXF-14 genome:
GTTGCCGGTCAGGAACTTGACGTCCTGGCCCTCGCCCATCGCGCTGAACGCAGCCTTCACCTCGTAGGTGCGGGTGTTGATCAGGCTGAACTCGGCGACGAGCTCCAGGCTCATGGTTTGCGTGTACTTGCCCGTGCCCTGTACCGGGTTGGCTTCGTTGCGCCACTCCATGCTGTTGACCGAGCCGAACAGCACGTAGTCCGCACCTGGGTACATGCCCTGCTTGATGCGGTTGATGACGTCGTACAGCTTCTCGGTGTTCTTCGCGGTATAGGGCTTGGCTTCCATCACGCGATAGATGCCGGACTTGAGCATCTCACCCTTGATGTCGGCGTTGAATTTGCGCAATTCGCCGCGATCGATATAGGTGTACGTGCCTTCCGCCTCGAAGTAGTTGCTCTCGTGCTTGCCGCTGACCGAGCTGCGGCCCGATGCCGACGAGCTGTAGTCGCTATCGCGCTCGCGGTGCGATTCAGATGCACGTATCGAGGATTTCTCGCTCGCGGCCACCACGTGGAAATACTGGCTCACCTTTTCTTCATAGGCGAGATCGGTTACGGCGATCTTCGGGGCATCGGCATAGGCCGCCCCGGCAATCAGCAGGCCCGCGAACAGGCCCAGTGTCTTGCGAATCATGCGGTATTCTCCAGCAGAAAGGGCCGCGAACGGCCCTCGAAGCGTCGCTTAGCGGCGGGTGGTCTTGCGGATTTCCTTCTCGTCCTGCCATTC
Encoded proteins:
- a CDS encoding penicillin-binding protein activator LpoB, producing MIRKTLGLFAGLLIAGAAYADAPKIAVTDLAYEEKVSQYFHVVAASEKSSIRASESHRERDSDYSSSASGRSSVSGKHESNYFEAEGTYTYIDRGELRKFNADIKGEMLKSGIYRVMEAKPYTAKNTEKLYDVINRIKQGMYPGADYVLFGSVNSMEWRNEANPVQGTGKYTQTMSLELVAEFSLINTRTYEVKAAFSAMGEGQDVKFLTGNNVVVPNRGKVVSEVSKSLGADVARQLEEQFNPGSRVTRRVTGVTTTTEKQEEVIILK